One Rosa chinensis cultivar Old Blush chromosome 3, RchiOBHm-V2, whole genome shotgun sequence DNA window includes the following coding sequences:
- the LOC112193906 gene encoding GDSL esterase/lipase At5g18430, whose product MIQLMATYSLSNSVTTICCLIFLPFLGTIYLAPQAEAARAFFVFGDSLVDNGNNNYLITSARADSYPYGIDSPTHRPSGRFSNGLNIADIISQKIGSVEPPLPYLSPDLNGRRLLIGANFASAGVGILNDTGIQFLNILRMPIQLAYFQEYQRRVQALIGRDQAKRLIEQSLVLITVGGNDFVNNYYLGPSSARSRQLPLPRYVKYVISEYEKLLMNLYKLGPRRILVTGTGAMGCVPGELATRATNGGCSAEVQRAGALYNPQLDQMLKGLNKKLGKDVFISANNGQMHLDFINNPRAFGFTNSKVACCGQGPYNGVGLCTFLSNLCPNRALYAFWDAFHPSEKANRIIVQKMNSGSIRYMSPMNLSTIMALDSTT is encoded by the exons ATGATCCAATTAATGGCCACCTATTCATTATCAAATTCAGTGACGACTATATGTTGTCTGATCTTTTTGCCATTCTTGGGAACCATTTACCTTGCTCCTCAAGCAGAAGCGGCCcgagctttctttgtttttggtgatTCACTGGTTGATAATGGCAACAACAACTATCTGATCACCAGTGCTCGTGCCGACTCTTACCCCTACGGCATTGATTCTCCGACACACCGCCCCTCCGGCAGATTCTCCAATGGCCTTAACATTGCGGACATCATCA GTCAGAAAATTGGGTCAGTGGAACCGCCATTGCCATACTTGAGTCCGGATCTAAATGGAAGAAGGCTACTTATTGGTGCCAACTTCGCTTCAGCCGGGGTTGGAATTCTCAATGACACCGGAATTCAGTTT CTAAATATACTCCGAATGCCTATACAACTAGCGTACTTCCAAGAATACCAGAGAAGAGTGCAGGCTCTCATCGGACGTGACCAAGCCAAAAGACTCATAGAACAATCCCTCGTCCTTATCACTGTCGGCGGCAATGATTTCGTCAACAACTACTATTTGGGCCCTTCCTCCGCTCGATCTCGCCAACTTCCCCTCCCAAGATATGTCAAGTATGTCATATCCGAGTACGAGAAACTTTTGATG AACTTGTATAAGCTAGGACCACGTAGGATTCTGGTGACTGGTACCGGAGCAATGGGATGTGTCCCCGGAGAATTGGCGACTAGAGCCACGAACGGTGGATGCTCAGCTGAAGTTCAACGAGCCGGTGCCTTGTACAATCCGCAACTCGATCAAATGTTGAAAGGACTCAACAAGAAACTTGGGAAAGACGTTTTCATTTCTGCAAATAATGGACAAATGCATCTGGATTTCATCAACAACCCTCGAGCATTTG GGTTTACTAATTCCAAGGTTGCATGTTGCGGGCAAGGACCCTACAATGGAGTCGGTCTCTGCACATTTCTGTCCAACTTGTGCCCCAACAGAGCTCTCTATGCGTTTTGGGACGCCTTCCACCCATCTGAGAAGGCTAATAGAATTATTGTGCAGAAGATGAATAGCGGCTCAATTCGCTACATGAGCCCCATGAACCTCAGCACAATCATGGCCCTGGACTCTACTACTTGA
- the LOC112193340 gene encoding uncharacterized protein LOC112193340 isoform X1, protein MSTLFLSLPTFPSKFHHPNDAVSASVTLRASAAVSAPEKRTRRKKRQPKRGDDDSSPSSSPLSSSSAAEKSLRFTFMEELMSRARNRDAVGVSDVIYDMVAAGLTPGPRSFHGLVVAHAMNGDAESAMQTLRRELSSGLRPLHETFIALIRLFGSKGRATRGLEILAAMEKLNYDIRQAWMLLVEELVRTRYLEDANRVFLKGAKGGLRATDEVYDLLIVEDCKVGDHSNALEISYEMEAAGRMATTFHFNCLLSVQATCGIPEIAFATFENMQYGEEYMKPDTETYNWVIQAYTRAESYDRVQDVAELLGLMVEDHKRLQPNVKTYALLIECFTKYCVVREAIRHFRALKFFEGGTKVLHNEGNFGDPLSLYLRALCREGRVVELLEALEAMAQDNQPIPPRAMILSRKYRTLVSSWIEPLQEEAELGYEIDYMARYIAEGGLTGERKRWVPRRGKTPLDPDADGFIYSNPMETSFKQRCLEDWKTHHRKLLRTLQNEGLAALGDASESDYIRVENRLRKIIKGPDQSVLKPKAASKMVVSELKEELEAQDLPTDGTRNVLYQRVQKARRINRSRGRPLWVPPVEEEEEEVDEELDELISRIKLEEGNTEFWKRRFLGEGFSSDQEKQLDSGKFEPLDVTDSVNVVDVAKEVEDDEAEEADDEDEDDNNDNDDDDDDEEEEEEVEAGVEVEQAERQDVERVKQKENEAKKPLQMIGVQLLKDSDQTSTSSKKSRRRASRRISAEDDADDDWFPEDIFEAFKELRKRSIFDESDMYTIADAWGWTWEREYKNRPPRRWSQEWEVELAIKVMLKVMELGGTPTIGDCAMILRAAIKAPLPSAFLKILQTTHCLGYVFGSPLYDEIISLCLDLGELDAAVAIVADLETTGIKVPDETLDRVISAKQTS, encoded by the exons ATGTCcactctcttcctctccctccCTACTTTCCCCTCCAAATTCCACCACCCAAACGACGCCGTTTCCGCTTCCGTAACCCTCCGCGCCTCCGCCGCCGTCTCCGCCCCCGAAAAGCGCACCCGACGCAAGAAGCGGCAGCCGAAGCGCGGCGACGATGACTCCTCCCCGTCCTCCTCGCCCttatcctcctcctccgccgccgaGAAGAGCCTCCGCTTCACCTTCATGGAGGAGCTCATGTCCCGGGCCCGCAACCGCGACGCCGTCGGCGTCTCCGACGTCATCTACGACATGGTCGCCGCCGGCCTCACCCCCGGCCCCCGCTCCTTCCACGGATTGGTCGTCGCTCACGCCATGAACGGCGACGCCGAGTCCGCG ATGCAAACGTTGAGAAGGGAGCTCAGTTCGGGGCTTCGTCCTCTCCACGAAACGTTCATCGCCTTGATTAGGTTGTTTGGCTCAAAGGGTCGAGCTACGAGGGGACTGGAAATCCTTGCAGCCATGGAGAAATTAAATTACGACATTCGCCAAGCTTGGATGCTTCTCGTTG AGGAGCTTGTTCGGACACGCTATTTGGAAGATGCCAACAGGGTGTTCTTGAAGGGTGCCAAAGGTGGGCTGAGAGCTACGGATGAGGTGTATGATCTTCTTATAGTGGAGGACTGTAAAGTCGGGGATCATTCTAATGCATTGGAAATTTCTTATGAGATGGAGGCAGCTGGGCGGATGGCAACAACTTTTCATTTCAATTGCCTTCTTAGTGTGCAG GCTACTTGTGGAATTCCTGAAATAGCTTTTGCTACGTTTGAGAACATGCAGTATGGAGaag AATACATGAAACCTGATACAGAGACATATAATTGGGTGATTCAAGCATATACCAGAGCTGAATCTTATGATAG AGTGCAAGATGTTGCTGAGTTACTTGGCCTGATGGTTGAAGACCACAAGCGTTTGCAGCCTAATGTGAAAACCTATGC GTTGCTGATTGAGTGCTTTACCAAGTATTGTGTGGTGCGAGAAGCAATACGGCATTTTCGTGCTCTCAAATTTTTTGAAGGAGGGACAAAAGTTTTACATAATGAAGGAAACTTTGGGGACCCCTTATCTTTGTATCTTCGAGCTTTATGTCGAGAAG gaAGAGTGGTTGAGTTGCTAGAAGCTTTAGAAGCCATGGCCCAAGACAACCAACCAATTCCACCGCGAGCCATGATATTGAGCAGAAAGTATCGAACCCTGGTGAGCTCATGGATTGAACCTTTGCAAGAGGAAGCTGAACTTGGATATGAGATTGATTACATGGCCAG GTACATTGCAGAGGGAGGGCTTACTGGTGAACGCAAGCGATGGGTGCCTCGAAGAGGGAAAACTCCACTAGATCCTGACGCTGATGGTTTTATATATTCTAACCCTATGGAAACCTCATTCAAACAACGGTGTCTTGAGGATTGGAAGACACACCACAGAAAGCTCTTGAGAACTTTACAGAATGAAGGACTTGCAGCTTTAGGGGATGCATCTGAATCAGATTATATTAGAGTAGAGAATAGGTTAAGGAAGATCATAAAGGGTCCTGACCAGAGTGTTTTAAAGCCCAAAGCTGCTAGTAAGATGGTAGTATCTGAACTGAAGGAAGAACTAGAAGCTCAGGATCTGCCAACTGATGGAACTAGAAATGTGCTTTACCAGCGAGTCCAAAAAGCAAGGAGAATAAATCGCTCTCGTGGTCGACCCCTCTGGGTTCCTCctgtggaggaggaggaagaagag GTTGATGAAGAGCTGGATGAACTAATCTCAAGGATCAAGCTGGAAGAAGGGAATACAGAGTTCTGGAAACGCCGTTTCCTTGGAGAAGGCTTCAGCAGCGATCAGGAAAAGCAATTAGATAGTGGCAAATTTGAACCTCTAGATGTCACAGATAGTGTCAATGTTGTAGATGTGGCGAAAGAGGTTGAAGATGATGAGGCTGAGGAAGCTGacgatgaggatgaggatgacaATAATGATAATGATGACGATGACGACgatgaagaggaggaggaggaagtagAGGCGGGGGTAGAAGTAGAACAAGCTGAGAGACAAGATGTAGAAAGGGTGAAGCAAAAGGAAAATGAAGCTAAGAAGCCTCTTCAAATGATTGGAGTACAATTGTTAAAAGATTCTGACCAGACGAGTACATCATCTAAAAAGTCAAGGAGAAGAGCTTCTCGAAGAATATCAGCTGAG GATGATGCTGATGATGACTGGTTTCCTGAGGATATCTTTGAGGCATTTAAGGAGCTGAGGAAAAGGAGTATCTTTGATGAATCTGACATGTATACAATCGCTGATGCTTGGGGTTGGACATGGGAGAGAGAATACAAGAATAGACCTCCAAGAAGATGGTCACAAGAATGGGAAGTTGAGTTGGCAATTAAAGTTATGCTCAAG GTTATGGAATTGGGGGGAACACCCACAATTGGGGATTGTGCCATGATTTTGCGTGCAGCCATAAAGGCTCCTCTCCCTTCAGCTTTCTTGAAGATCTTACAGACTACACATTGTCTTGGCTATGTATTTGGCAG TCCACTCTATGATGAAATTATCTCGCTATGCCTTGATCTTGGAGAGCTGGATGCAGCCGTTGCCATTGTTGCAGACTTGGAGACCACTGGGATCAAAGTCCCAGACGAGACCTTGGACAGGGTAATTTCTGCTAAACAGACATCATGA
- the LOC112193340 gene encoding uncharacterized protein LOC112193340 isoform X2: MSTLFLSLPTFPSKFHHPNDAVSASVTLRASAAVSAPEKRTRRKKRQPKRGDDDSSPSSSPLSSSSAAEKSLRFTFMEELMSRARNRDAVGVSDVIYDMVAAGLTPGPRSFHGLVVAHAMNGDAESAMQTLRRELSSGLRPLHETFIALIRLFGSKGRATRGLEILAAMEKLNYDIRQAWMLLVEELVRTRYLEDANRVFLKGAKGGLRATDEVYDLLIVEDCKVGDHSNALEISYEMEAAGRMATTFHFNCLLSVQATCGIPEIAFATFENMQYGEEYMKPDTETYNWVIQAYTRAESYDRVQDVAELLGLMVEDHKRLQPNVKTYALLIECFTKYCVVREAIRHFRALKFFEGGTKVLHNEGNFGDPLSLYLRALCREGRVVELLEALEAMAQDNQPIPPRAMILSRKYRTLVSSWIEPLQEEAELGYEIDYMARYIAEGGLTGERKRWVPRRGKTPLDPDADGFIYSNPMETSFKQRCLEDWKTHHRKLLRTLQNEGLAALGDASESDYIRVENRLRKIIKGPDQSVLKPKAASKMVVSELKEELEAQDLPTDGTRNVLYQRVQKARRINRSRGRPLWVPPVEEEEEEVDEELDELISRIKLEEGNTEFWKRRFLGEGFSSDQEKQLDSGKFEPLDVTDSVNVVDVAKEVEDDEAEEADDEDEDDNNDNDDDDDDEEEEEEVEAGVEVEQAERQDVERVKQKENEAKKPLQMIGVQLLKDSDQTSTSSKKSRRRASRRISAEFAHGCRMMLMMTGFLRISLRHLRS, from the exons ATGTCcactctcttcctctccctccCTACTTTCCCCTCCAAATTCCACCACCCAAACGACGCCGTTTCCGCTTCCGTAACCCTCCGCGCCTCCGCCGCCGTCTCCGCCCCCGAAAAGCGCACCCGACGCAAGAAGCGGCAGCCGAAGCGCGGCGACGATGACTCCTCCCCGTCCTCCTCGCCCttatcctcctcctccgccgccgaGAAGAGCCTCCGCTTCACCTTCATGGAGGAGCTCATGTCCCGGGCCCGCAACCGCGACGCCGTCGGCGTCTCCGACGTCATCTACGACATGGTCGCCGCCGGCCTCACCCCCGGCCCCCGCTCCTTCCACGGATTGGTCGTCGCTCACGCCATGAACGGCGACGCCGAGTCCGCG ATGCAAACGTTGAGAAGGGAGCTCAGTTCGGGGCTTCGTCCTCTCCACGAAACGTTCATCGCCTTGATTAGGTTGTTTGGCTCAAAGGGTCGAGCTACGAGGGGACTGGAAATCCTTGCAGCCATGGAGAAATTAAATTACGACATTCGCCAAGCTTGGATGCTTCTCGTTG AGGAGCTTGTTCGGACACGCTATTTGGAAGATGCCAACAGGGTGTTCTTGAAGGGTGCCAAAGGTGGGCTGAGAGCTACGGATGAGGTGTATGATCTTCTTATAGTGGAGGACTGTAAAGTCGGGGATCATTCTAATGCATTGGAAATTTCTTATGAGATGGAGGCAGCTGGGCGGATGGCAACAACTTTTCATTTCAATTGCCTTCTTAGTGTGCAG GCTACTTGTGGAATTCCTGAAATAGCTTTTGCTACGTTTGAGAACATGCAGTATGGAGaag AATACATGAAACCTGATACAGAGACATATAATTGGGTGATTCAAGCATATACCAGAGCTGAATCTTATGATAG AGTGCAAGATGTTGCTGAGTTACTTGGCCTGATGGTTGAAGACCACAAGCGTTTGCAGCCTAATGTGAAAACCTATGC GTTGCTGATTGAGTGCTTTACCAAGTATTGTGTGGTGCGAGAAGCAATACGGCATTTTCGTGCTCTCAAATTTTTTGAAGGAGGGACAAAAGTTTTACATAATGAAGGAAACTTTGGGGACCCCTTATCTTTGTATCTTCGAGCTTTATGTCGAGAAG gaAGAGTGGTTGAGTTGCTAGAAGCTTTAGAAGCCATGGCCCAAGACAACCAACCAATTCCACCGCGAGCCATGATATTGAGCAGAAAGTATCGAACCCTGGTGAGCTCATGGATTGAACCTTTGCAAGAGGAAGCTGAACTTGGATATGAGATTGATTACATGGCCAG GTACATTGCAGAGGGAGGGCTTACTGGTGAACGCAAGCGATGGGTGCCTCGAAGAGGGAAAACTCCACTAGATCCTGACGCTGATGGTTTTATATATTCTAACCCTATGGAAACCTCATTCAAACAACGGTGTCTTGAGGATTGGAAGACACACCACAGAAAGCTCTTGAGAACTTTACAGAATGAAGGACTTGCAGCTTTAGGGGATGCATCTGAATCAGATTATATTAGAGTAGAGAATAGGTTAAGGAAGATCATAAAGGGTCCTGACCAGAGTGTTTTAAAGCCCAAAGCTGCTAGTAAGATGGTAGTATCTGAACTGAAGGAAGAACTAGAAGCTCAGGATCTGCCAACTGATGGAACTAGAAATGTGCTTTACCAGCGAGTCCAAAAAGCAAGGAGAATAAATCGCTCTCGTGGTCGACCCCTCTGGGTTCCTCctgtggaggaggaggaagaagag GTTGATGAAGAGCTGGATGAACTAATCTCAAGGATCAAGCTGGAAGAAGGGAATACAGAGTTCTGGAAACGCCGTTTCCTTGGAGAAGGCTTCAGCAGCGATCAGGAAAAGCAATTAGATAGTGGCAAATTTGAACCTCTAGATGTCACAGATAGTGTCAATGTTGTAGATGTGGCGAAAGAGGTTGAAGATGATGAGGCTGAGGAAGCTGacgatgaggatgaggatgacaATAATGATAATGATGACGATGACGACgatgaagaggaggaggaggaagtagAGGCGGGGGTAGAAGTAGAACAAGCTGAGAGACAAGATGTAGAAAGGGTGAAGCAAAAGGAAAATGAAGCTAAGAAGCCTCTTCAAATGATTGGAGTACAATTGTTAAAAGATTCTGACCAGACGAGTACATCATCTAAAAAGTCAAGGAGAAGAGCTTCTCGAAGAATATCAGCTGAG tTTGCACATGGATGCAGGATGATGCTGATGATGACTGGTTTCCTGAGGATATCTTTGAGGCATTTAAGGAGCTGA
- the LOC112191946 gene encoding two-component response regulator 24 — translation MMVGEKKIYALIVEDDRVTQMRHRMLLKRFKCESHVAGNGKEAIDLFRSGASFDVVLMDMEMPVMNGLEATKELRAMGFEGHIVGVTSRDLDFAKQVFNEAGADSCYEKPLTPEYVTSILQEINDN, via the exons ATGATGGtcggagaaaagaaaatatatgcaCTCATCGTGGAGGATGACCGAGTCACTCAGATGCGCCACCGTATGCTCCTAAAACGATTCAAATGTGAAAGTCATGTTGCGGGGAATGGAAAGGAAGCAATCGATCTCTTTCGCTCGGGAGCTAGTTTTGATGTTGTTCTCATGGATATGGAGATGCCTGTTATGAATGGACTCGAG GCAACGAAGGAACTACGAGCAATGGGTTTTGAAGGCCATATTGTTGGTGTCACTTCTCGTGATCTTGATTTTGCAAAACAAGTTTTCAATGAAGCGGGCGCAGATTCTTGCTATGAAAAGCCTCTAACTCCTGAATATGTTACCTCCATTCTTCAAGAAATAAACGATAACTAG